In the Caballeronia sp. M1242 genome, CGTGATTGCGCCCGCAACCAGCAACACGGTGGCGAAGTGCGCGCTCGGCATCTCCGATACGTTGCCCACGAATCTCTATGCGCAGGCCGGCAAGCAATGCGTGCCGGGCATCGTTTTCGCATGCGATACGGCGCCGAGCGTCATCACGCAAACGCCCCACGAATGGGTCGAAGTCAGGCCGCGCGCCATCGAGTTGGATAACGTCGAACGCCTGGCGCGCATCGAATATACGACTGTCGCGCACACGCTCGACGACCTGAAGGCCGCCCTCGAACAACGGCTTTCGGACCTGAATCTCGCATGGAACACATCGTCTTCCTGACGGGCAGGCTCGCCGAACAGAGCCTTCGTCGCGTGCTCGAAGGCATTGCGCCGACGAGCACTGCATCGCCCTTTACATGGGAAGTGCGCGAGATCGGTCTGCAAGTGGCAGGACTCATGACCGCCGACATGATCCGCCGGCGCGTCGCGACGCCGCTCGGCGAAGGCACGAGCCGCATGATCGTGCCGGGCCGATGCCGCGGCGACCTCGATGCGCTGACCGCGCACTACGGCGTGAAGGTCGAGCGCGGCCCGGAGGAAGTGAAGGACTTGCCGCAGTTTTTCGGACGCGAAGCGAGGCATGTCGATTTATCGCGCTACGAGACGGAGATCTTCGCCGAGATCGTCGATGCGCCGCGACTCGACCTCGCAGGCATCGCCGCCCGCGCGCGCGACTACGCCAAACAGGGCGCGGATGTGATCGACATCGGCTGCCTGCCCGAGACGCCGTTCCCGCATCTCGAAGACGCCGTGGCGATGCTCAAGGAACAGGGTTATCGCGTGAGCGTCGATTCGATGCTCGCCGACGAACTGGTGCGCGGCGCACGCGCAGGCGCCGATTACCTGATGAGCCTGAACGTCGATACGCTGTGGATCGCCGACGAAACGGCATCGACGCCCGTTCTCGTGCCGCGCGAGCCGCACGACATGGCATCGCTCGAAGCGGCGATCGACGCGATGAAAGCACGCAATCGCCCGTTCCTCGCCGACCCGATTCTCGATCCGATTCCGTTCGGGCTCGCGGCATCCATCGCGCGTTATGTGAGCTTGCGCGAGCGTCATCCGGATGTTGCGATCATGATGGGCATCGGCAACGTGACCGAGTTGACGGAAGCGGACACGACCGGCATCAACGCGGTGCTGCTCGGCATGGCGGCGGAACTGCGAATCGCGGCCGTGCTCACGACATCCGTGAGCCTGCATGCGCGCCGTGCCGTGCGCGAAGCCGATGTCGCAAGACGCGTGATGCACGCCGCGCGCGAAACGCAGAGGCTGCCCAAGGGCCTGTCGGGCGACCTGTCCGCGCTGCATGCAAAGCGCCCCTTTCCTTACAGCGCTGAGGAGATTAACGAGCTCGCGCAATCCGTACGTGATCCTAACTTTCGCGTTCAGGTTTCGGCCGAAGGGATTCATGTCTATAACCGTGATGGACATCGCATCGCCACCGACCCGTTCGCGCTCTATCCTGACCTGAAGCTGGAAGCCGACGGCGGCCACGCGTTCTACATGGGCGTGCAACTGGCGCGGGCCGAAATCGCATGGCAACTCGGGAAGCGATTCGATCAGGACCAGGCTCTCGATTGGGGATGCGAGGTGGATCGCCCTGAGGAAGACCTGACGGCATGGCACGCGCCCGGCACGACGATGAAAAAGCGTTGATCGACGCGCGTTCATCGGATGGAGCATCACGCAGACGGGACACTTTGCTGTGTTTCCGTGACACTGAAGCGCGCACGAACGATTGGATCTTTTTGGCATGGCGCTTGCGTGGGTTCGCACGCGCACGCCGCTCGAATTGAAAGGGCGTCGTTGGCATCGACCGATTCACTCGTTCAACCAAGGAGAAATTGCCATGCAATGGACTACGCCGAGCTTCACCGATATGCGCTTCGGTTTCGAAATCACGATGTATATCGCCACGCGCTGAGTGCGACGTCCCACTTGCACGAAGCCGCGTGCGTCAACGCGCCTTCGTGCGAGCCCCATGCCTATGCACGCGCGCGCGGACAGCCATGATCTACGAGACGATCGTCACCACGGCGGATCGCGATGGCCGTCCGCATGTCGCGCCGATGGGCGTGCGCTTCGAGCAAGACTCAGCCATCCTCGCGCCGTTTCGCCCGTCGACGACGCTCGATAACGTCATCGCAACCCGAAGCGCCGTCATCAACTTCACGACGGACGTGCGCGTGTTCGCGGGCTGCGTCACGGGCTTTCAGCGCGACTGGCCGACGCTTCACGCGACAGTGGTGCCGAGCGTGCGGCTCGCGCAAACCCTCGCGCATGCGGAACTCCAACTGATTGAAATGAACGATGACGACACGCGCCCGACGCTGCGCATGGCGTGCGTGCATCGCGAGACGCACGCGCCGTTTCCCGGCTTCAATCGCGCGCAGGCTGCCGTTGTAGAGGGCGCGATTCTGGTTAGCCGTCTCTTCATGTTGCCGCAAGAGAAGGTAGATAGCGAGATCGACTATCTGCGTATCGCCATCGACAAGACAGCGGGCGATGCGGAACGCACTGCGTGGAACTGGCTATTGCAGGCCATCGAACAGCATCGCGCAAAGACGCCTCCTCCCTGATTCAACGCTCCGGAGTTCGACCATGACCGCATTGCTGGCAAGCGTCCGCTCGGTGGATGAAGCGCTCGATGCCGCGCAAGCCGGCGCGGATGTCATCGATCTGAAGGAACCGCGCGCGGGCGCGCTGGGCGGCGTCGCGACGGACGACATAAAGCGCATCGTGCGCGCATTGCGGGCGCGGTACGCGGTTCGGCCCATCAGCGCGACGATTGGAGACTTGCCGAACGACGCGCTCGATGAAATGACGAGCCGCGTGCTGGACGTTGCGAGCACGGGCGTCGATTACGTGAAGGTCGGCGTCGCGCCGGGTCCACGCGCCGCGGCGTGCTTGCGTCATCTGGCGTCCTTGCCGGCGACGGTCGTGCCGGTGCTGCTTTCGGACGACGGCATAGAGCGTTCGCTGATTACATTCGCCGCGCAACTCGGCTTCGTCGCGATCGTCTTCGATACGGAGAACAAAGACGGCCGCACGCTGTTCGATTGCGTCGATACGGCGACGCTCGCCACCTGCCTTTCGCAAGCGAGGTCACGCGGCATGATGACGGCCATCGCAGGATCGCTAGGCTGGCGCGATCTCGAACGGATACGCGCGCTTGCACCGGATATCGCGGGCTTCAGAGGCGCGCTATGCGACGAGCGCGATGGACGCACGGGGCAGCTCGATGCATCCCGTGTGCGTCAGTGGTCGCGGGCGCTGCATGGCGAGCGCATGACCGCTCACGCGTGAAATGCGAGCAGCCGCTCGCGCATAACCGACGCATCGCTCTTGCTGAACACTTCCACCAGATAATTCGCGTCTTTCACGTAGGCCGGAAAACGTCTGTCGATAATGCCGCTTGCGGCGAGCGCTTCGAGCGGCGCATGCGCTTCGATCGCGCACGACTTCACGATCATCAGACGCTCGGCATTGAGCGTGGTCGAAAGCCACGCGGCGAGACTGTCGGATGTCGTGTCCCAGTTGGTCATCGAGTCGGGCGTGGTGCGCATCAGATCGGTCGGCACCCATACGGCCACCTGGCCATCGCGCAACGCGCGCCGAATGCGTTCTTCATTCGAGGCGAGCACGAGCTCGGGCAGCACGCCTTGCATGAGAATCGCGTATTGGGTCATCGCGAGCAGACACATGTTGTGCGCGGCGAGGTCGTCGAAGCGCCATTCGCGCTGATATTGCCGCACCGCATCCGCGAAATCGCCGCCGCCAGGCACGATCACGACACGCCCGCCGCCCAGTTCCCAGAGCCGCGTGAGCCACTCGCGCAGCACGGGATCATGGCTCAGGCTTCCGCCGATTTTGATCACCCACATGCCCGTTATCCTCGTTCGAGATTGACCGCCTCGTTCGCGCCGCCCGTATTCATATCCGTTACGGGCGACGAAGCCAGCAGCGCGACCGCCACGCTCGGCGCGCACGTCGAAGCCCATTCGTATTGCCCGGCATCGTCCGACGCGACTCCAGCAAGCCGCGCGAAATCCACGTAGCTGCGCGCCTCCCGTTGCGCCAGCGCGGCGGCCAGGAAGCGCCCGCATCCCGCGCCGACGATAGGCGCCCTTGCCAACGACTCGTGCTGCGCGCTCACGCGAGCGAGATTCGCTTCGAGCACGCGCAACTGTTCGCGCCGCCATGCGAGCGCGAATCGCCGCCATTCATCGGGGCTTGCATCGCACGCGTCACGTCCGATCATTCGTGCGATACGGGCACGGCTCGCGGCTTCCGTCTTCGGGCCGTTGTCCGCGCTCGGATGCTGATCATGCTCGGCCCACAACTCGCCGGTCAGGCGATACACGTCCGCTGTCGTCGCGAACCACTCGTTCATCACGCCCGTGGTTTCGCCCCTGAATGCGATGCGATGCGCGACGCCGCACAACGGCGTGCGAACGACGCCTTGATACACGAGCTCGCCGCTCATGAGACGCTGTGCATCGTTCATGCCGCGTGCGGCGACCTGGCCCGCGACGATCGGAATGATGTCCGTGGTCGTGCTGCCGATATCGACGAGCAAGGCATGAGGCAAGCGCGTCGCGACGTATTCAGCAGTGGCGAACCAGTTCGCCGATGCGATCTTGCGCCAGCCGTCGCGGCACGCGGAACGCGCGAGCCAGTTCGCCTTGCCGCCGTAAAAGACCGTGCGCGGCCCGAGCCGTTGCGCGAGCATGCGGGTCAGCGTGCGCACGCCTTCTGCGCGGTCCGCAAAGAGATCGACCATTTCGCCGGTCATGGTGACCGCGTGGCGCGCGGTGGCGTCGGCGGCTTGCGGCCAGCGTTCGAACACGCTATCGACCGTTCGCTCAAGATGCGCGATGCCTTGCCACAACGGACACGCCCATTGCGCGACATCGACCGGCGCGCCCGCCGTCGCGAGGCACACCTTCACATGCGCGCCGCCCACGTCCCAGCCGAAGACCGGCGCGCCGCCCGCACGCGTCGTCATGACGACGCTCCGCATGCGCGCAAAGATGACTCACGTTGTTCGAAGCCCGGTACACCATGCGCCGCGAGCAAGTCGGCCGCGATGTTCCGTGTTCTGCTGAGCTCGGCATAGGCCATCGTCAGGCGGGGATTGATTTCGATAACCACCGGTCCGCGTCGCGGGTGCCATACGAGGTCGATGCCCGCGAACCCGCGCAAGCCGGGAAGCGCATGAGCCACGCGCTGCGCGAGTCTTTCGAGCACGCGCCCTCGCTCGCCGTTGCGCGCAACGGTATTCACATCGACGCCGTCGAACTGTACGACGCATTCGCGGCGCTTCGACTGCGCCGCTTCCGAAAGCGCGATACGTTGATGGTTGATGGACAAGAGCCGCGCGCCCGCGTCATCGCAAAGAAGCGAAAGACTGAGCGGTTCGCCATCGACCCATTCTTGCAGAACGGGATTGCGTCCTGCCGCAGCGCGCGCTTCGTGTTCTTCGCGGGCTGCGTCGAGTCGATCGTAGACATACGTATCGAGGCCGCCCGCGCCGTCATCCGGCTTCACGACCCAGCGGCGTCCCTGTGCGGCGACCGCTTGCTCGGGTTCGAGCGCGGGCGTCACGGGGATGTCGTGTGCGGCGAGGCATGCGGCTGTCGCGCTCTTGCTCGAGGCCGTGCGTATGGCTTCTTTCGCGCAGCCGAGCCAGCGCGCGGCGCCGACGGCATCGTGCAACTGCAACAACAGGCCGTCGCATTCCGGCGCGATGATGATGGCATAGTCGTGCTCGCGCGCGATGCGTGAGACGAAGCGCGTGATCGACTCGCCGGGCAGCGGGCGCGCATGCGCGTGATCCTTGCTCATCAGTTCGAAGCGCGACGTGGCGACGGTGACATCGACGCCTTCGAGCGCGCGCAAGTCGGCAGCGATGGCGTCGCGCATGACGCGTCCTTCGACGATGAGCGCGCTGAGATCCGCGAGCGTGCTTGCGCTCGCGACATCCGGTTCGATGCCGCCGCCGGTGAGATACTCGAACACGAATATTCTGGTCAAGGGGAAGCCATCCATGCAGGTGATACCCGTTCTCGATCTGCTCGACGGCCACGCGGTGCGCGCAGTGCGCGGCGAGCGTTCGCGCTACCGGCCGATTCAGTCTTCGTTGTGCGCGACGAGCGAACCTCTGGAGGTCGCCCGTGCGTTGCTGGCCGCGACCGGCGCTCGCACGCTATACGTGGCCGATCTCGGCGCGATTCTCGGGCGCGGCGCGCATATCGACA is a window encoding:
- a CDS encoding flavoprotein, with the protein product MTQPAPARRLDEFKPDARFAWCVTGSGHMIEESLELALRLPRCDLFLSRAGEEVLPLYGWPIRKLREHFKVFRDNSASSVPVGMLYHGEYHTVVIAPATSNTVAKCALGISDTLPTNLYAQAGKQCVPGIVFACDTAPSVITQTPHEWVEVRPRAIELDNVERLARIEYTTVAHTLDDLKAALEQRLSDLNLAWNTSSS
- a CDS encoding DUF6513 domain-containing protein, which encodes MEHIVFLTGRLAEQSLRRVLEGIAPTSTASPFTWEVREIGLQVAGLMTADMIRRRVATPLGEGTSRMIVPGRCRGDLDALTAHYGVKVERGPEEVKDLPQFFGREARHVDLSRYETEIFAEIVDAPRLDLAGIAARARDYAKQGADVIDIGCLPETPFPHLEDAVAMLKEQGYRVSVDSMLADELVRGARAGADYLMSLNVDTLWIADETASTPVLVPREPHDMASLEAAIDAMKARNRPFLADPILDPIPFGLAASIARYVSLRERHPDVAIMMGIGNVTELTEADTTGINAVLLGMAAELRIAAVLTTSVSLHARRAVREADVARRVMHAARETQRLPKGLSGDLSALHAKRPFPYSAEEINELAQSVRDPNFRVQVSAEGIHVYNRDGHRIATDPFALYPDLKLEADGGHAFYMGVQLARAEIAWQLGKRFDQDQALDWGCEVDRPEEDLTAWHAPGTTMKKR
- the pqqA gene encoding pyrroloquinoline quinone precursor peptide PqqA, which gives rise to MQWTTPSFTDMRFGFEITMYIATR
- a CDS encoding DUF447 domain-containing protein gives rise to the protein MIYETIVTTADRDGRPHVAPMGVRFEQDSAILAPFRPSTTLDNVIATRSAVINFTTDVRVFAGCVTGFQRDWPTLHATVVPSVRLAQTLAHAELQLIEMNDDDTRPTLRMACVHRETHAPFPGFNRAQAAVVEGAILVSRLFMLPQEKVDSEIDYLRIAIDKTAGDAERTAWNWLLQAIEQHRAKTPPP
- a CDS encoding (5-formylfuran-3-yl)methyl phosphate synthase, which encodes MTALLASVRSVDEALDAAQAGADVIDLKEPRAGALGGVATDDIKRIVRALRARYAVRPISATIGDLPNDALDEMTSRVLDVASTGVDYVKVGVAPGPRAAACLRHLASLPATVVPVLLSDDGIERSLITFAAQLGFVAIVFDTENKDGRTLFDCVDTATLATCLSQARSRGMMTAIAGSLGWRDLERIRALAPDIAGFRGALCDERDGRTGQLDASRVRQWSRALHGERMTAHA
- a CDS encoding aspartate kinase, which codes for MWVIKIGGSLSHDPVLREWLTRLWELGGGRVVIVPGGGDFADAVRQYQREWRFDDLAAHNMCLLAMTQYAILMQGVLPELVLASNEERIRRALRDGQVAVWVPTDLMRTTPDSMTNWDTTSDSLAAWLSTTLNAERLMIVKSCAIEAHAPLEALAASGIIDRRFPAYVKDANYLVEVFSKSDASVMRERLLAFHA
- a CDS encoding hydantoinase/oxoprolinase family protein, with amino-acid sequence MTTRAGGAPVFGWDVGGAHVKVCLATAGAPVDVAQWACPLWQGIAHLERTVDSVFERWPQAADATARHAVTMTGEMVDLFADRAEGVRTLTRMLAQRLGPRTVFYGGKANWLARSACRDGWRKIASANWFATAEYVATRLPHALLVDIGSTTTDIIPIVAGQVAARGMNDAQRLMSGELVYQGVVRTPLCGVAHRIAFRGETTGVMNEWFATTADVYRLTGELWAEHDQHPSADNGPKTEAASRARIARMIGRDACDASPDEWRRFALAWRREQLRVLEANLARVSAQHESLARAPIVGAGCGRFLAAALAQREARSYVDFARLAGVASDDAGQYEWASTCAPSVAVALLASSPVTDMNTGGANEAVNLERG
- a CDS encoding ATP-grasp domain-containing protein, producing MTRIFVFEYLTGGGIEPDVASASTLADLSALIVEGRVMRDAIAADLRALEGVDVTVATSRFELMSKDHAHARPLPGESITRFVSRIAREHDYAIIIAPECDGLLLQLHDAVGAARWLGCAKEAIRTASSKSATAACLAAHDIPVTPALEPEQAVAAQGRRWVVKPDDGAGGLDTYVYDRLDAAREEHEARAAAGRNPVLQEWVDGEPLSLSLLCDDAGARLLSINHQRIALSEAAQSKRRECVVQFDGVDVNTVARNGERGRVLERLAQRVAHALPGLRGFAGIDLVWHPRRGPVVIEINPRLTMAYAELSRTRNIAADLLAAHGVPGFEQRESSLRACGASS